In Acomys russatus chromosome 9, mAcoRus1.1, whole genome shotgun sequence, the following are encoded in one genomic region:
- the Prkaa1 gene encoding 5'-AMP-activated protein kinase catalytic subunit alpha-1 isoform X2, with translation MVVHRDLKPENVLLDAHMNAKIADFGLSNMMSDGEFLRTSCGSPNYAAPEVISGRLYAGPEVDIWSSGVILYALLCGTLPFDDDHVPTLFKKICDGIFYTPQYLNPSVTSLLKHMLQVDPMKRATIKDIREHEWFKQDLPKYLFPEDPSYSSTMIDDEALKEVCEKFECSEEEVLSCLYNRNHQDPLAVAYHLIIDNRRIMNEAKDFYLATSPPDSFLDDHHLTRPHPERVPFLVAETPRARHTLDELNPQKSKHQGVRKAKWHLGIRSQSRPNDIMAEVCRAIKQLDYEWKVVNPYYLRVRRKNPVTSTFSKMSLQLYQVDSRTYLLDFRSIDDEVTEAKSGTATPQRSGSISNYRSCQRSDSDAEAQGKPAEVSLTSSVTSLDSSPVDLAPRPGSHTIEFFEMCANLIKILAQ, from the exons ATGGTGGTCCACAGGGATTTGAAGCCTGAAAACGTCTTGCTggatgcacacatgaatgcaaaGATAGCCGACTTTG gccTTTCAAACATGATGTCAGATGGTGAATTTTTAAGAACAAGCTGTGGCTCACCCAATTATGCTGCACCAGAAGTGATTTCAGGAAG GCTGTACGCAGGCCCCGAGGTGGACATCTGGAGCAGTGGGGTCATTCTCTATGCTCTGTTATGTGGGACCCTCCCCTTTGATGATGACCATGTGCCAACTCTATTTAAGAAGATATGTGATGGGATTTTTTATACCCCTCAGTACTTAAATCCCTCTGTAACCAGTCTTTTGAAGCATATGCTGCAGGTTGATCCCATGAAGAGGGCCACAATAAAAGATATCAG GGAACACGAATGGTTTAAACAAGACCTTCCAAAATATCTCTTTCCTGAGGACCCATCATATAGTTCAACCATGATTGATGATGAAGCCTTAAAAGAAGTGTGTGAAAAGTTTGAGTGCTCGGAAGAGGAGGTTCTCAGCTGTCTGTACAACAGAAACCACCAGGACCCCCTGGCCGTGGCCTACCACCTCATTATAGACAACAGGAGAATCATGAACGAAGCCAAAGATTTCTACCTGGCCACAAGCCCCCCCGACTCGTTCCTTGATGACCACCATTTAACTCGGCCTCATCCTGAAAGAGTACCATTCTTGGTCGCTGAAACACCCAGGGCACGACATACCCTTGATGAGTTAAACCCACAGAAATCCAAACACCAAGGTGTACGGAAAGCAAAATGGCATTTGGGAATTAGAAGTCAGAGTCGACCAAATGATATCATGGCAGAAGTATGTAGAGCAATCAAGCAGTTGGATTATGAATGGAAG GTTGTAAACCCCTATTATCTGCGTGTACGAAGGAAGAATCCCGTGACAAGCACATTTTCCAAGATGAGTCTACAGCTATACCAAGTGGACAGTAGGACTTATTTATTGGATTTCCGTAGTATTGATG ATGAAGTTACAGAAGCCAAATCAGGGACTGCTACTCCACAGAGATCAGGATCCATCAGCAACTATCGATCTTGCCAAAGGAGTGACTCCGATGCTGAGGCGCAAGGCAAACCCGCGGAAGTTTCTCTTACCTCATCTGTGACCTCCCTTGACTCATCTCCTGTTGATTTAGCTCCAAGACCAGGAAGTCACACAATAGAATTTTTTGAAATGTGTGCAAATCTAATTAAAATTCTTGCACAGTAA